A window from Sus scrofa isolate TJ Tabasco breed Duroc chromosome 2, Sscrofa11.1, whole genome shotgun sequence encodes these proteins:
- the OLFM2 gene encoding noelin-2 isoform X1, producing MSVPLLKIGAVLSTMAMVTNWMSQTLPSLVGLNGTVSRAGASEKITLFQSPEEGWQLYTSAQAPDGKCICTAVIPAQSTCSRDGRSRELRQLMEKVQNVSQSMEVLELRTYRDLQYVRSMETLMRSLDARLRAADGSLSAKSFQELKDRMTELLPLSSVLEQYKADTRTIVRLREEVRNLSGSLAAIQEEMGAYGYEDLQQRVMALEARLHACAQKLGCGKLTGVSNPITIRAMGSRFGSWMTDTMAPSSDTRVWYMDGYYKGRRVLEFRTLGDFIKGQNFIQHLLPQPWAGTGHVVYNGSLFYNKYQSNVVVKYHFRSRSVLVQRSLPGAGYNNTFPYSWGGFSDMDFMVDESGLWAVYTTNQNAGNIVVSRLDPHTLEVVRSWDTGYPKRSAGEAFMICGVLYVTNSHLAGAKVYFAYFTNTSSYEYTDVPFHNQYSHISMLDYNPRERALYTWNNGHQVLYNVTLFHVISTAGDP from the exons ACCCTCTTCCAGAGCCCAgaggaaggctggcagctgtacacCTCGGCCCAGGCTCCTGATGGAAAATGCATCTGCACAGCTGTGATCCCTGCACAGAGCACTTGCTCTCGAGATGGCCGGAGCCGGGAGCTGCGGCAGCTGATGGAGAAG GTTCAGAACGTGTCCCAGTCCATGGAGGTCCTTGAGTTGCGGACCTACCGTGACCTCCAGTACGTACGCAGCATGGAGACCCTCATGCGGAGCCTGGATGCGCGGCTCCGGGCAGCCGATGGGTCCCTCTCGGCCAAGAGCTTCCAG GAGCTGAAGGACAGGATGACCGAGCTGTTGCCGCTGAGCTCAGTCCTGGAGCAGTACAAGGCCGACACGCGGACCATCGTCCGCCTGCGGGAGGAGGTGAGGAATCTCTCTGGCAGCCTAGCAGCCATCCAGGAGGAGATGGGCGCCTACGGGTACGAGGACCTGCAGCAGCGGGTGATGGCCCTGGAGGCTCGGCTCCATGCCTGCGCCCAGAAGCTGG GTTGCGGGAAGCTGACTGGGGTCAGTAACCCCATCACCATTCGGGCCATGGGGTCCCGCTTCGGCTCCTGGATGACGGACACGATGGCCCCCAGTTCGGATACCCGG GTCTGGTACATGGATGGCTATTACAAGGGCCGGCGGGTCCTGGAGTTCCGCACCCTGGGAGACTTCATCAAAGGCCAGAACTTTATCCAGCACCTGCTGCCCCAGCCGTGGGCGGGCACGGGCCACGTGGTGTACAATGGTTCCCTGTTCTACAACAAGTACCAGAGCAACGTGGTGGTCAAGTACCACTTCCGCTCACGTTCCGTGCTGGTGCAGAGGAGCCTCCCGGGGGCCGGCTACAACAACACCTTCCCTTACTCCTGGGGCGGCTTCTCGGACATGGACTTCATGGTGGACGAGAGCGGGCTCTGGGCCGTGTACACCACCAACCAGAACGCGGGCAACATCGTGGTCAGCCGGCTGGACCCTCACACCCTGGAGGTCGTGCGGTCCTGGGACACCGGCTACCCCAAGCGCAGCGCCGGCGAGGCCTTCATGATCTGCGGCGTGCTCTACGTCACCAACTCCCACCTGGCCGGGGCCAAGGTCTACTTCGCCTACTTCACCAACACGTCCAGCTACGAGTACACGGACGTGCCCTTCCACAACCAGTACTCCCACATCTCCATGCTGGATTACAACCCCCGGGAGCGGGCCCTCTACACCTGGAACAACGGCCACCAGGTGCTCTACAATGTCACGCTCTTCCACGTCATCAGCACCGCTGGGGACCCCTAA
- the OLFM2 gene encoding noelin-2 isoform X3, with translation MEKVQNVSQSMEVLELRTYRDLQYVRSMETLMRSLDARLRAADGSLSAKSFQELKDRMTELLPLSSVLEQYKADTRTIVRLREEVRNLSGSLAAIQEEMGAYGYEDLQQRVMALEARLHACAQKLGCGKLTGVSNPITIRAMGSRFGSWMTDTMAPSSDTRVWYMDGYYKGRRVLEFRTLGDFIKGQNFIQHLLPQPWAGTGHVVYNGSLFYNKYQSNVVVKYHFRSRSVLVQRSLPGAGYNNTFPYSWGGFSDMDFMVDESGLWAVYTTNQNAGNIVVSRLDPHTLEVVRSWDTGYPKRSAGEAFMICGVLYVTNSHLAGAKVYFAYFTNTSSYEYTDVPFHNQYSHISMLDYNPRERALYTWNNGHQVLYNVTLFHVISTAGDP, from the exons ATGGAGAAG GTTCAGAACGTGTCCCAGTCCATGGAGGTCCTTGAGTTGCGGACCTACCGTGACCTCCAGTACGTACGCAGCATGGAGACCCTCATGCGGAGCCTGGATGCGCGGCTCCGGGCAGCCGATGGGTCCCTCTCGGCCAAGAGCTTCCAG GAGCTGAAGGACAGGATGACCGAGCTGTTGCCGCTGAGCTCAGTCCTGGAGCAGTACAAGGCCGACACGCGGACCATCGTCCGCCTGCGGGAGGAGGTGAGGAATCTCTCTGGCAGCCTAGCAGCCATCCAGGAGGAGATGGGCGCCTACGGGTACGAGGACCTGCAGCAGCGGGTGATGGCCCTGGAGGCTCGGCTCCATGCCTGCGCCCAGAAGCTGG GTTGCGGGAAGCTGACTGGGGTCAGTAACCCCATCACCATTCGGGCCATGGGGTCCCGCTTCGGCTCCTGGATGACGGACACGATGGCCCCCAGTTCGGATACCCGG GTCTGGTACATGGATGGCTATTACAAGGGCCGGCGGGTCCTGGAGTTCCGCACCCTGGGAGACTTCATCAAAGGCCAGAACTTTATCCAGCACCTGCTGCCCCAGCCGTGGGCGGGCACGGGCCACGTGGTGTACAATGGTTCCCTGTTCTACAACAAGTACCAGAGCAACGTGGTGGTCAAGTACCACTTCCGCTCACGTTCCGTGCTGGTGCAGAGGAGCCTCCCGGGGGCCGGCTACAACAACACCTTCCCTTACTCCTGGGGCGGCTTCTCGGACATGGACTTCATGGTGGACGAGAGCGGGCTCTGGGCCGTGTACACCACCAACCAGAACGCGGGCAACATCGTGGTCAGCCGGCTGGACCCTCACACCCTGGAGGTCGTGCGGTCCTGGGACACCGGCTACCCCAAGCGCAGCGCCGGCGAGGCCTTCATGATCTGCGGCGTGCTCTACGTCACCAACTCCCACCTGGCCGGGGCCAAGGTCTACTTCGCCTACTTCACCAACACGTCCAGCTACGAGTACACGGACGTGCCCTTCCACAACCAGTACTCCCACATCTCCATGCTGGATTACAACCCCCGGGAGCGGGCCCTCTACACCTGGAACAACGGCCACCAGGTGCTCTACAATGTCACGCTCTTCCACGTCATCAGCACCGCTGGGGACCCCTAA
- the OLFM2 gene encoding noelin-2 isoform X2: MWPLTVPPPPPLLLLLLCSGLAGQTLFQSPEEGWQLYTSAQAPDGKCICTAVIPAQSTCSRDGRSRELRQLMEKVQNVSQSMEVLELRTYRDLQYVRSMETLMRSLDARLRAADGSLSAKSFQELKDRMTELLPLSSVLEQYKADTRTIVRLREEVRNLSGSLAAIQEEMGAYGYEDLQQRVMALEARLHACAQKLGCGKLTGVSNPITIRAMGSRFGSWMTDTMAPSSDTRVWYMDGYYKGRRVLEFRTLGDFIKGQNFIQHLLPQPWAGTGHVVYNGSLFYNKYQSNVVVKYHFRSRSVLVQRSLPGAGYNNTFPYSWGGFSDMDFMVDESGLWAVYTTNQNAGNIVVSRLDPHTLEVVRSWDTGYPKRSAGEAFMICGVLYVTNSHLAGAKVYFAYFTNTSSYEYTDVPFHNQYSHISMLDYNPRERALYTWNNGHQVLYNVTLFHVISTAGDP, encoded by the exons ACCCTCTTCCAGAGCCCAgaggaaggctggcagctgtacacCTCGGCCCAGGCTCCTGATGGAAAATGCATCTGCACAGCTGTGATCCCTGCACAGAGCACTTGCTCTCGAGATGGCCGGAGCCGGGAGCTGCGGCAGCTGATGGAGAAG GTTCAGAACGTGTCCCAGTCCATGGAGGTCCTTGAGTTGCGGACCTACCGTGACCTCCAGTACGTACGCAGCATGGAGACCCTCATGCGGAGCCTGGATGCGCGGCTCCGGGCAGCCGATGGGTCCCTCTCGGCCAAGAGCTTCCAG GAGCTGAAGGACAGGATGACCGAGCTGTTGCCGCTGAGCTCAGTCCTGGAGCAGTACAAGGCCGACACGCGGACCATCGTCCGCCTGCGGGAGGAGGTGAGGAATCTCTCTGGCAGCCTAGCAGCCATCCAGGAGGAGATGGGCGCCTACGGGTACGAGGACCTGCAGCAGCGGGTGATGGCCCTGGAGGCTCGGCTCCATGCCTGCGCCCAGAAGCTGG GTTGCGGGAAGCTGACTGGGGTCAGTAACCCCATCACCATTCGGGCCATGGGGTCCCGCTTCGGCTCCTGGATGACGGACACGATGGCCCCCAGTTCGGATACCCGG GTCTGGTACATGGATGGCTATTACAAGGGCCGGCGGGTCCTGGAGTTCCGCACCCTGGGAGACTTCATCAAAGGCCAGAACTTTATCCAGCACCTGCTGCCCCAGCCGTGGGCGGGCACGGGCCACGTGGTGTACAATGGTTCCCTGTTCTACAACAAGTACCAGAGCAACGTGGTGGTCAAGTACCACTTCCGCTCACGTTCCGTGCTGGTGCAGAGGAGCCTCCCGGGGGCCGGCTACAACAACACCTTCCCTTACTCCTGGGGCGGCTTCTCGGACATGGACTTCATGGTGGACGAGAGCGGGCTCTGGGCCGTGTACACCACCAACCAGAACGCGGGCAACATCGTGGTCAGCCGGCTGGACCCTCACACCCTGGAGGTCGTGCGGTCCTGGGACACCGGCTACCCCAAGCGCAGCGCCGGCGAGGCCTTCATGATCTGCGGCGTGCTCTACGTCACCAACTCCCACCTGGCCGGGGCCAAGGTCTACTTCGCCTACTTCACCAACACGTCCAGCTACGAGTACACGGACGTGCCCTTCCACAACCAGTACTCCCACATCTCCATGCTGGATTACAACCCCCGGGAGCGGGCCCTCTACACCTGGAACAACGGCCACCAGGTGCTCTACAATGTCACGCTCTTCCACGTCATCAGCACCGCTGGGGACCCCTAA